From one Thalassospira lucentensis genomic stretch:
- the glk gene encoding glucokinase: protein MRLVGDIGGTNARFAWIDENGNPQSPMTLPVRDYATIGDAMRDFMVKTDCADLNEFAVAVACPASADIIKFTNNPWVFSKNALKAEFGLDRLVVVNDFTGLAMSVPYLGDEDLITLFDGPGRPGLPLAVIGAGTGLGVSGLLRHDDHWIPIQGEGGHVSLPAVDDLDYEIVKFLTAELGRVSAERILSGMGLENLYRALAAIDGIDVTPLSAAVIVENAMQKNDPLCLKVLDRFCLFMGGVAGDLVLTLGAFDGVFIGGGIGPRIADFMKQSGLKDRMIAKGRFHDLMNDVPVRLMTAKYPALIGCAKILTA, encoded by the coding sequence ATGCGGCTGGTTGGTGATATCGGCGGTACCAACGCCCGCTTTGCCTGGATTGACGAAAATGGAAATCCGCAATCACCGATGACATTGCCGGTCCGCGATTATGCGACCATCGGCGATGCCATGCGGGATTTCATGGTGAAAACCGATTGCGCGGATCTGAATGAATTTGCGGTTGCCGTGGCCTGCCCGGCATCCGCAGACATCATCAAATTCACCAATAACCCGTGGGTGTTTTCCAAGAACGCGCTCAAGGCTGAATTCGGTCTTGATCGTCTGGTGGTGGTCAATGATTTTACCGGTCTTGCGATGTCCGTGCCTTATCTTGGCGACGAAGACCTGATCACGCTGTTTGATGGTCCGGGGCGCCCGGGATTGCCATTGGCGGTGATCGGGGCGGGGACCGGGCTTGGCGTTTCGGGGCTTCTGCGCCATGACGATCACTGGATTCCGATCCAGGGCGAAGGCGGCCATGTGTCACTGCCCGCCGTCGATGATCTCGATTATGAAATCGTCAAATTCCTGACGGCTGAACTGGGCCGTGTGTCGGCCGAACGTATCCTGTCGGGGATGGGGCTTGAAAACCTCTATCGCGCGCTTGCTGCCATTGACGGGATCGACGTGACACCGCTTAGTGCCGCTGTAATCGTTGAAAATGCCATGCAGAAAAACGATCCGCTTTGCCTTAAGGTGCTGGATCGGTTCTGTCTGTTCATGGGCGGGGTGGCCGGTGATCTGGTCCTGACGCTTGGCGCATTCGACGGCGTATTTATCGGTGGCGGCATTGGTCCGCGCATTGCCGACTTTATGAAACAAAGCGGCCTTAAGGATCGTATGATCGCCAAGGGCCGTTTCCATGATTTGATGAATGATGTGCCGGTACGCCTGATGACGGCGAAATACCCGGCCCTGATCGGTTGTGCCAAGATTTTGACGGCCTGA
- the zwf gene encoding glucose-6-phosphate dehydrogenase has protein sequence MTQTTTQRQRLKHRIADIVIFGGTGDLALRKLFPALYEMERTGRFDDSTRIFGASRSEHSDDEFRTKLEEAGKKYIPKGEFDAKVWKKFAARIAYVQVSAGDEAGFKILHEKLADQPDRDRVYYFSTSPSLFADMAFNLKKAGLVTPNSRVVLEKPLGHDLESCREINGQIGEVFEEHQIFRIDHYLGKETVQNLLILRFANAMFEPLWNSAHIDHVQITVGEEVGVEGRWSYYDDAGAMRDMVQNHMLQLLCLVAMEAPHVLDQDAVRDEKVKVLKALKPINDSNIDSATVRGQYRNGAVGGKEVPGYLEEEGANIDSTTETFVAIRAELNNWRWAGVPFYLRTGKRLPKRHSEIVIQFRDVPHQIFPLAKSMTNYQANRLVLRLQPDDGIHLVLNTKNPGPGLVRLRPTALNLSFAEAFGGRSPDAYERLLLDAIDGNNTLFVRRDEQDIAWQWVDAIQEAWQSNHITPKGYTSGTWGPSAAIALIERDGRTWNEEAGF, from the coding sequence ATGACACAAACGACGACGCAGCGCCAACGGCTGAAGCATCGTATCGCTGATATCGTGATTTTCGGTGGGACCGGAGATTTGGCGTTACGCAAACTTTTCCCCGCACTTTACGAAATGGAACGTACCGGGCGTTTCGATGATTCCACCCGCATTTTCGGCGCCTCGCGCAGCGAACATTCCGATGACGAATTCCGCACCAAGCTGGAAGAAGCCGGAAAAAAGTACATTCCCAAAGGCGAATTTGACGCCAAGGTCTGGAAAAAGTTTGCAGCCCGCATCGCCTATGTTCAGGTATCCGCCGGCGATGAAGCCGGGTTTAAGATCCTGCATGAAAAACTTGCCGATCAGCCGGATCGGGACCGCGTCTATTATTTCTCGACCAGCCCTTCGCTGTTTGCCGATATGGCCTTTAACCTCAAGAAAGCCGGTCTGGTAACGCCCAATTCGCGCGTTGTGCTTGAAAAGCCGCTGGGCCACGATCTTGAAAGCTGCCGTGAAATCAACGGCCAGATTGGTGAAGTCTTCGAAGAACACCAGATTTTCCGTATCGACCATTATCTTGGCAAGGAAACGGTGCAGAACCTTTTGATCCTGCGCTTTGCCAATGCGATGTTCGAGCCATTGTGGAACAGCGCGCATATCGATCATGTGCAGATCACGGTTGGCGAGGAAGTCGGCGTCGAAGGGCGCTGGTCCTATTATGATGATGCCGGTGCGATGCGCGACATGGTTCAGAACCATATGTTGCAGCTTCTCTGCCTTGTCGCGATGGAAGCCCCGCATGTTCTCGATCAGGACGCGGTGCGTGATGAAAAGGTCAAGGTGCTCAAGGCGCTCAAACCGATCAATGATTCCAATATCGACAGCGCAACCGTGCGCGGCCAGTACCGCAATGGTGCCGTTGGCGGCAAGGAAGTCCCGGGCTATCTTGAAGAAGAAGGTGCCAATATCGACAGCACCACCGAGACATTCGTTGCCATCCGGGCCGAACTGAATAACTGGCGCTGGGCCGGGGTGCCGTTCTATCTGCGGACCGGTAAACGTTTACCGAAACGCCATTCGGAAATTGTCATCCAGTTCCGCGATGTGCCGCACCAGATTTTCCCGCTGGCAAAATCCATGACCAATTATCAGGCCAACCGCCTTGTTCTGCGTTTGCAGCCTGATGACGGCATCCATCTGGTTCTGAATACCAAGAACCCGGGGCCGGGTCTTGTGCGCCTGCGTCCGACCGCGCTTAACCTGTCCTTTGCCGAGGCATTCGGCGGGCGCAGCCCGGATGCTTACGAGCGTCTTTTGCTCGATGCGATTGATGGCAATAACACACTGTTCGTCCGTCGTGATGAACAGGATATTGCCTGGCAGTGGGTCGATGCCATTCAGGAAGCATGGCAAAGCAATCACATCACACCCAAGGGGTATACCTCGGGCACGTGGGGGCCTTCGGCGGCCATTGCGCTGATCGAGCGTGACGGCCGGACCTGGAACGAAGAAGCCGGGTTCTGA
- the pgl gene encoding 6-phosphogluconolactonase produces MRVALPFGVAALRDDEPVPNFLDEDMTNERIFQSGDDMLAAMVKETVERLEFAIATRGHASMAVAGGRFPKPLFEKLSTVKLDWSKVTVTLGDDRWVGLDDDQSNEKLVRDHFLINEAQHARFVSLKTGDANPEDAISTVSSRLRTDLNWPLDIVYLGMGDDGHTASLFPSSAPDALQKGLYPAHGELVAAARPTVSPVPRISMTLPAILNARYIGIHITGQSKWSTFETAKNGTEIEEMPVRAILQQTDIPVDLWWSAENPKG; encoded by the coding sequence ATGCGGGTCGCCTTGCCTTTTGGTGTGGCGGCCTTGCGTGACGATGAACCGGTTCCCAATTTTCTGGACGAAGACATGACAAACGAACGCATTTTCCAAAGCGGCGATGACATGCTTGCGGCCATGGTCAAGGAAACCGTGGAACGCCTTGAATTCGCCATTGCGACCCGCGGCCATGCCAGCATGGCGGTGGCCGGTGGACGTTTTCCCAAACCGCTCTTTGAAAAACTCTCGACCGTCAAACTGGACTGGTCAAAAGTCACTGTCACCCTTGGCGATGATCGCTGGGTGGGGCTGGATGACGATCAGTCGAACGAAAAGCTGGTTCGCGATCATTTCCTGATCAACGAAGCCCAGCATGCGCGTTTTGTGTCGCTGAAAACCGGCGATGCCAATCCCGAAGACGCGATTTCAACGGTTTCAAGCCGCCTTCGCACCGATCTGAACTGGCCGCTTGATATCGTGTATCTGGGCATGGGTGATGATGGCCATACGGCATCCCTGTTCCCGTCATCCGCGCCCGATGCCCTGCAAAAGGGACTTTATCCCGCCCATGGCGAACTGGTTGCCGCCGCGCGTCCGACCGTATCCCCGGTCCCGCGCATCAGCATGACTTTGCCCGCCATCCTCAATGCCCGGTATATTGGCATCCATATTACCGGACAATCCAAATGGTCGACCTTTGAAACCGCGAAAAACGGCACCGAGATCGAAGAAATGCCGGTTCGCGCAATCTTGCAGCAGACTGACATCCCCGTCGATCTGTGGTGGAGCGCCGAGAACCCGAAAGGCTGA
- the edd gene encoding phosphogluconate dehydratase: MKRELEQITKRIIERSKPTREAYLERIEAAASDRPHRSSLSCGNLAHASAGCSAADKERINGDEGANLGIVTSYNDMLSAHQPLGVYPDRIKKAVFEAGATAQVAGGVPAMCDGVTQGRPGMELSLFSRDVIAMSTAVSLSHDVFDAALYLGVCDKIVPGLVMGALAYGHIPAVFVPAGPMPSGLPNNEKARIRQLYAQGKVGRKELLEAETASYHSPGTCTFYGTANSNQMLMEIMGLHLPGAAFVNPNTDLRDALTEEAARRALQITKLGNDYRPVGKILDEKAFVNGIIGLLATGGSTNHTLHLPAMARAAGIELRWEDFDELSRLIPLLCRVYPNGQADVNHFHAAGGMGFVISDLLKNGLLHPDLQTIHTGGMAAYGTEPYLDNGKLSWRDAPATSHDEEILRPAEKAFSADGGLRMLAGNLGRSVIKVSAVKPENRVIEAPAAVFTSQEEMMQAFKDGKLHRDVVCVVRFQGAKANGMPELHKLTPPLGVLQDLGYKVALVTDGRMSGASGKVPAAIHVTPEAMMNGPIAKVKDGDIVRLDAETGELILNVTEAELAKRDFATFDNKAEHQTGFGRELFGVFREHVGLAELGASAVLPGAAEVEVA; this comes from the coding sequence ATGAAACGTGAATTAGAACAGATTACCAAACGCATCATCGAACGTTCCAAGCCGACCCGCGAGGCCTATCTGGAACGCATCGAAGCTGCCGCGTCCGACCGCCCGCATCGCTCATCCCTGTCATGCGGCAACCTTGCCCATGCGTCTGCGGGCTGCAGTGCGGCGGACAAGGAACGCATCAATGGCGACGAAGGTGCCAATCTGGGCATCGTGACATCCTATAACGATATGCTGTCCGCCCATCAGCCGCTGGGCGTCTATCCCGATCGCATCAAAAAGGCCGTGTTCGAAGCCGGCGCAACCGCACAGGTTGCCGGTGGCGTGCCCGCCATGTGCGATGGCGTGACGCAAGGCCGTCCGGGCATGGAGCTGTCCCTGTTTTCGCGTGATGTGATCGCGATGTCGACTGCGGTATCGCTGTCGCATGATGTGTTTGATGCCGCTCTTTATCTTGGTGTCTGCGATAAAATCGTACCGGGTCTGGTGATGGGGGCACTTGCCTATGGTCACATTCCGGCGGTGTTTGTGCCAGCCGGTCCGATGCCGTCCGGTTTACCCAACAATGAAAAGGCCCGCATCCGGCAGCTTTACGCGCAGGGCAAGGTCGGTCGCAAGGAACTGCTCGAAGCGGAAACCGCATCCTATCACAGCCCGGGGACCTGTACCTTCTATGGTACGGCGAACTCCAACCAGATGCTGATGGAAATCATGGGCCTGCATTTGCCCGGTGCGGCGTTTGTTAATCCAAACACCGATCTGCGTGATGCCCTGACCGAAGAAGCCGCCCGTCGTGCGCTTCAGATCACCAAACTTGGCAATGATTATCGTCCGGTTGGCAAAATTCTCGATGAAAAGGCATTCGTGAACGGCATCATCGGTCTGCTTGCGACCGGTGGGTCGACCAACCATACCCTGCATCTTCCGGCGATGGCCCGTGCCGCAGGGATCGAACTTCGCTGGGAAGATTTCGATGAATTGTCGCGTCTGATCCCGCTTCTGTGCCGTGTTTATCCGAACGGGCAGGCTGATGTGAACCATTTCCACGCCGCGGGCGGCATGGGCTTTGTGATCAGCGACCTTCTGAAAAACGGTCTTCTGCATCCCGATCTTCAGACCATCCATACCGGCGGCATGGCGGCCTATGGCACCGAGCCGTATCTGGATAACGGCAAATTGTCGTGGCGTGATGCCCCGGCCACCAGCCATGACGAGGAAATCCTGCGTCCGGCCGAAAAGGCGTTCAGTGCCGATGGTGGCCTTCGCATGCTGGCGGGGAACCTTGGCCGTTCGGTGATCAAGGTATCGGCTGTGAAGCCTGAAAACCGCGTGATCGAAGCCCCGGCTGCGGTCTTTACCTCGCAGGAAGAAATGATGCAGGCGTTCAAGGACGGCAAACTGCATCGCGACGTTGTCTGCGTCGTTCGTTTCCAGGGGGCCAAGGCCAATGGCATGCCGGAACTGCACAAACTGACCCCGCCGCTTGGCGTGTTGCAGGACCTTGGTTACAAGGTCGCCCTTGTCACCGATGGCCGCATGTCGGGCGCATCGGGCAAGGTCCCGGCGGCAATCCATGTCACCCCCGAAGCCATGATGAATGGGCCGATTGCCAAGGTGAAAGACGGCGATATCGTGCGTCTTGATGCCGAAACCGGCGAACTGATCCTGAACGTGACCGAGGCCGAACTGGCCAAGCGTGACTTCGCAACCTTTGATAACAAGGCCGAACATCAGACCGGTTTCGGTCGTGAATTGTTCGGTGTCTTCCGCGAACATGTCGGACTGGCCGAACTGGGTGCCAGTGCGGTGCTTCCGGGGGCAGCCGAGGTCGAGGTAGCATAA